A genomic stretch from Edaphobacter aggregans includes:
- a CDS encoding IS110 family transposase: MYYIGLDVHKKTISYCVKEAAGHVHREGKIGATRGELDAWIKTLPQPRMMAMEATIFTGWIYDHLLPHAEKVKVAHPLMLRAIAAAKKKNDRIDAGKIADCLRCDFLPECHMASTEIRDRRRTLRYRNLVIRQMVQMKNRVSGLLMESGVSYNKQRLHKMGYFTELFSSNEEISDSIRPLLRLGREHILRGQRLDRALISSLERDPLLSERLRRLRTIPGVGPITALTWALEIGDYTRFPSVKEAISYCGLCGAEKSSADKVMRMPISKQRNKHIQHVLVEAAKLAPRYSHELALLREKEIQRGNKNRATLAVARKLVAYMLAVDRRKQDFVPAEELAAKAVA; encoded by the coding sequence ATGTATTACATCGGACTTGATGTTCACAAGAAGACGATCAGCTATTGCGTAAAGGAAGCAGCTGGTCATGTGCACCGGGAAGGCAAGATCGGTGCGACGAGAGGTGAGCTTGATGCATGGATCAAGACGTTACCTCAACCTCGGATGATGGCCATGGAGGCGACGATCTTTACCGGCTGGATTTACGATCACCTGCTTCCGCATGCCGAGAAGGTGAAGGTGGCCCATCCGCTGATGCTCCGGGCTATCGCCGCGGCCAAGAAGAAGAACGACCGTATCGATGCCGGCAAGATTGCCGACTGCCTGCGGTGCGACTTTCTGCCCGAGTGCCATATGGCTTCGACGGAGATTCGAGACCGACGCCGTACGTTGCGCTACCGGAACCTGGTGATACGGCAGATGGTGCAGATGAAGAACCGTGTATCGGGGCTGCTCATGGAAAGCGGGGTCAGCTATAACAAGCAGCGGCTGCATAAGATGGGTTACTTCACCGAACTGTTCTCGAGCAACGAGGAGATCAGCGACAGCATCCGGCCCCTGCTTCGGCTTGGCCGCGAACACATCCTGCGAGGTCAACGACTGGATCGTGCGCTGATCAGTTCACTGGAACGAGATCCGCTGCTGTCGGAGCGGTTGAGACGACTGAGGACGATCCCCGGAGTCGGCCCCATCACCGCGCTGACCTGGGCCCTGGAGATCGGAGACTATACCCGCTTCCCATCGGTGAAGGAAGCCATCAGCTACTGCGGACTATGCGGCGCCGAGAAGAGCTCTGCCGACAAGGTGATGCGCATGCCGATTTCCAAGCAGAGGAACAAGCACATCCAGCATGTACTGGTGGAAGCCGCCAAGCTGGCGCCCCGGTACTCCCACGAACTGGCCCTGCTCCGGGAGAAGGAAATCCAGCGAGGGAACAAAAATCGGGCCACCCTGGCGGTGGCCAGGAAACTGGTGGCCTACATGCTCGCGGTAGACCGCAGGAAACAGGACTTCGTGCCGGCCGAAGAGTTGGCGGCCAAAGCAGTGGCTTGA